One window of the Actinomycetota bacterium genome contains the following:
- a CDS encoding trypsin-like serine protease — MKTRLVAILAAIVTCVTPAVANAAPQSIPRIIGGSPSAIDQSPWQVLIIMRNSLQCSGTLVSTTTIITAAHCLNGYTAADVRVWGGISKTSDRSQLKELPVASITPHPDFRLDTFDNDIGLITLSRPIDLTGNLQALALPFGQDAGTWPASGASAVVAGWGVTNPTGTNTTDQLMRADVLILAGPNDPCGQYGPDVDPMQDVCAGSPTGAVDTCQGDSGGPLVVSAPVPTLAGVVSFGTECAKAGYPGLYTRLTTFLPWLQSRIDLPVAVPATPTGLVVRASQGRVDVSWNPISGAGAGSTKWQVTAMPGGQTCSTMSTACVFTQLTPGTEVTFTVQGSNGFGPGLASAPTLPVRVTGGESVVGARLAVNSLAFWLGLDPASISRVVVRTPRVCLVAGARVRMKSTGICVVQLNQGRKVQTVTVRVLPVGGPTR; from the coding sequence ATGAAAACTCGGCTCGTTGCCATCCTGGCGGCGATTGTCACGTGCGTCACGCCGGCGGTGGCGAATGCGGCTCCCCAGAGTATTCCGCGCATCATCGGCGGCAGCCCCAGCGCAATCGATCAGTCGCCCTGGCAGGTGTTGATCATCATGCGCAATTCATTGCAGTGCTCTGGCACCCTGGTGAGCACGACGACCATCATCACCGCGGCGCACTGTCTGAACGGGTACACCGCTGCCGATGTTCGAGTGTGGGGCGGGATCTCCAAGACGAGTGACCGCTCGCAGTTGAAGGAACTGCCTGTGGCATCGATTACTCCTCATCCAGATTTTCGTCTCGACACCTTTGACAATGACATCGGCTTGATCACCCTCAGTCGCCCGATCGATCTCACCGGAAATCTGCAAGCACTTGCTCTGCCTTTCGGTCAGGATGCGGGTACCTGGCCGGCCAGCGGAGCAAGCGCTGTGGTGGCGGGCTGGGGTGTCACCAACCCCACAGGCACGAATACGACCGATCAATTGATGCGAGCTGACGTCCTGATCCTTGCTGGTCCGAATGATCCGTGCGGGCAGTACGGGCCGGACGTGGATCCGATGCAGGATGTGTGTGCTGGTTCGCCAACAGGCGCCGTCGACACCTGCCAGGGCGACAGCGGTGGACCACTTGTGGTGTCCGCACCAGTCCCGACCCTTGCTGGCGTAGTGAGCTTTGGCACTGAGTGTGCCAAAGCAGGGTATCCGGGCCTGTACACCCGACTGACGACCTTTCTTCCGTGGCTGCAGTCCAGGATCGATCTGCCGGTAGCCGTGCCAGCTACCCCAACAGGACTGGTCGTGCGGGCATCGCAAGGACGCGTGGATGTGTCGTGGAACCCGATCTCCGGTGCAGGAGCTGGCTCCACCAAATGGCAGGTCACCGCGATGCCCGGTGGCCAGACGTGCTCGACCATGTCAACTGCGTGCGTCTTCACTCAACTCACCCCAGGCACCGAAGTCACATTCACCGTGCAGGGAAGCAATGGCTTTGGACCCGGATTGGCGAGCGCACCGACCCTGCCGGTCAGGGTGACTGGCGGTGAGAGCGTGGTCGGCGCCCGGCTCGCAGTGAACTCACTGGCATTCTGGCTTGGCTTGGATCCGGCTTCGATATCACGGGTGGTGGTGCGGACGCCGCGCGTGTGCCTGGTGGCCGGTGCCAGAGTTCGCATGAAGAGCACAGGTATCTGCGTTGTGCAGCTGAATCAAGGGCGCAAGGTTCAGACTGTGACCGTGCGGGTATTGCCTGTGGGCGGCCCTACTCGTTGA
- a CDS encoding CYTH and CHAD domain-containing protein: protein MSAPTSHREIERKFRVHAMFTWPDLSTVVEQLEEQPTVAMTAVYHDTADLTLFRWKVTLRRREGGADQGWHLKLPVFGAGDWVRDELQTPLESGAIGQIPAELADIIGPLVRAQALTPVVELRTQRTPRIVSNSNGVPLVEIVDDTVTVVDRSGTALAIFRELEIELLDNENPDALDAMDRLSGALLNAGAVPGTMSKAAAALGPRASAPADVPELPMPPRTGIAADAVRSTIAGHVRALIFADVAVRRDLPDAVHQVRVAGRRLRSILRTFDPLLEHEWAEQLEEELAWLATEMGIIRDSEVLEERLIAHSALLPEPQSQMAQDATRTALDRRVEGARSGAMAALRSDRHTYLIEDLISAAREPRLLDDAYQACEDVLPPLVAHAWNALAKSCRKLELEGPPDEWHRARIKAKRARYAVDAVLPVFPSGAVRRFAKSLAEITELLGDHQDAYVAQMFVQELAQHPDTNGQTGFALGLLHAIEVESEYEGRLNFADAWSTTRKAARHSGLL from the coding sequence GTGAGCGCACCGACAAGCCATCGGGAGATCGAGCGCAAATTCCGGGTCCATGCGATGTTCACATGGCCAGATCTCTCCACCGTGGTCGAACAGCTTGAAGAGCAGCCAACCGTTGCTATGACTGCGGTGTATCACGACACCGCAGACCTCACCTTGTTCCGCTGGAAGGTAACCCTGCGTCGACGCGAGGGCGGAGCCGATCAGGGCTGGCACCTCAAGCTTCCAGTGTTCGGTGCGGGTGACTGGGTTCGCGATGAACTGCAGACTCCACTTGAGTCGGGCGCGATCGGACAGATTCCTGCCGAGTTGGCAGACATCATCGGTCCCCTCGTACGCGCGCAGGCATTGACGCCGGTTGTTGAATTGCGCACGCAACGCACGCCGCGCATTGTCAGCAATAGCAACGGGGTTCCGCTTGTTGAGATCGTCGATGACACTGTCACGGTTGTCGATCGGAGCGGCACTGCTCTGGCGATCTTCCGTGAACTCGAAATCGAATTGCTCGACAATGAGAATCCAGACGCGCTGGACGCCATGGATCGCTTGAGCGGCGCATTGCTCAACGCCGGTGCCGTTCCCGGAACCATGAGCAAGGCAGCCGCAGCCCTGGGGCCACGTGCGTCCGCGCCGGCCGATGTCCCTGAACTCCCGATGCCCCCCCGTACTGGCATTGCAGCGGACGCGGTCCGTTCGACAATTGCCGGTCACGTGCGCGCTCTGATCTTTGCCGACGTAGCAGTACGTCGCGATCTGCCTGACGCCGTCCATCAGGTCCGCGTTGCAGGCCGACGACTGCGCAGCATTCTGCGCACCTTTGATCCGCTGCTCGAGCATGAATGGGCAGAGCAGCTCGAAGAGGAACTTGCTTGGCTGGCCACAGAGATGGGCATCATTCGCGACAGCGAGGTTCTCGAAGAGCGGCTCATCGCGCACAGCGCTCTCTTGCCAGAACCGCAGTCTCAGATGGCGCAGGATGCGACCCGAACGGCCTTGGATCGGCGCGTGGAAGGCGCGCGTTCAGGGGCGATGGCCGCTCTGCGCAGCGACCGGCACACCTACCTGATCGAAGATCTCATCAGTGCAGCGCGTGAGCCACGGCTTCTGGACGATGCCTACCAGGCCTGCGAGGACGTACTGCCCCCCTTGGTCGCGCATGCCTGGAATGCCCTTGCGAAGTCCTGTCGCAAGTTGGAGCTGGAAGGGCCCCCTGATGAGTGGCACCGCGCCCGAATCAAGGCCAAGCGCGCCCGTTACGCCGTTGATGCAGTGCTGCCGGTATTTCCATCTGGCGCTGTGCGCCGCTTTGCCAAGTCACTTGCCGAGATCACCGAGCTTCTGGGGGACCATCAAGATGCATATGTGGCTCAGATGTTCGTGCAGGAGTTGGCACAGCACCCCGATACCAACGGGCAGACCGGCTTCGCTCTTGGCCTGCTGCACGCGATCGAGGTCGAGTCCGAATACGAGGGCCGCCTGAATTTCGCAGACGCCTGGAGCACGACGAGAAAAGCTGCGCGACATTCGGGTTTGCTATGA
- a CDS encoding NUDIX domain-containing protein produces MSDSGMLPIRAAGVVLMRGAQGRYETLIVHRPHRSDWSLPKGKIDMGEHVIAAAVRECDEETGVQAVLGPRLPTLEYEALGLPKTVDYWAARVASEEEFLPDDEVDEIRWMPVAQARQLLTYERDADLVEQAATLPPTVPLIILRHAQAAKRSDFKGKHDHQRPVSGKGRSQAKALVPLLDAYGILAVHSSDAERCMQTVKKFAKYAQVPVISESALSEENYDSNPKKTAARIRDLVSQHHAMVICSHRPVLPTILETLAEAMGEDCTRPAWDPRMQPGAFIVLHRAFAPDGTPRLVSIERHDLNE; encoded by the coding sequence ATGAGCGACAGCGGCATGCTTCCGATTCGTGCAGCTGGCGTTGTGCTCATGCGGGGTGCGCAAGGGCGATACGAAACCTTGATCGTCCATCGCCCTCATCGAAGTGACTGGTCACTGCCCAAGGGCAAGATCGACATGGGCGAACATGTCATCGCGGCTGCTGTCCGCGAATGCGATGAGGAAACCGGCGTCCAAGCCGTGCTCGGTCCGCGCCTGCCCACATTGGAGTACGAAGCGTTAGGGCTGCCAAAGACTGTGGACTATTGGGCGGCACGCGTTGCCAGCGAAGAGGAATTTCTCCCAGACGACGAGGTCGATGAGATTCGCTGGATGCCTGTCGCACAGGCGAGGCAACTACTGACCTACGAACGCGATGCCGACTTGGTCGAACAAGCTGCGACTCTGCCACCGACTGTTCCGCTGATCATCTTGCGCCATGCGCAAGCAGCAAAGCGCTCTGATTTCAAGGGCAAGCACGATCATCAGCGGCCAGTCAGCGGCAAGGGTCGAAGTCAAGCAAAAGCCCTCGTTCCGCTGCTTGATGCCTACGGTATTTTGGCCGTGCATTCATCAGATGCCGAGCGCTGCATGCAGACCGTGAAGAAATTCGCCAAATACGCCCAAGTGCCCGTCATTTCTGAGTCGGCTCTGAGCGAGGAGAACTACGACTCAAATCCAAAGAAGACGGCGGCGCGCATTCGCGATCTGGTCAGTCAGCATCATGCAATGGTGATCTGCTCGCATCGACCAGTGCTGCCCACAATCCTGGAAACACTTGCCGAGGCCATGGGCGAGGACTGCACTCGACCGGCATGGGATCCGCGAATGCAGCCGGGGGCCTTCATCGTGCTGCACCGGGCCTTCGCGCCTGATGGAACCCCCCGCCTTGTCAGCATCGAGAGGCACGACCTCAACGAGTAG